In Gimesia chilikensis, the genomic window GTTTGCAGCCGCACGATCAACTCCCTTCGGTGCGCGGGCTCGCACAACAGTTGACGATCACTCCCAATACCGTGGCCCGCGCCTATCGTGAGCTGGAAGCCGAAGGAGTTGTGATCTCCCGACGCGGTTCCGGCGTTTACATTTCCAGTGGCGTTTCTCCCCTCTCGAGTAAAGAAAAACGCCGTATTCTCAACGAACGCATGGATGCCCTGCTGACCGAATCGCGTCAGCTGGGCGTGGATGAAGAGACCCTGCTGAAGCTGCTGCGGGAGCGCAGCCGTAAGTTTGATGCACACCCCCAAGAGGTCGAACCATGAGCACGCACGTCATTGAAATCGAAAATCTGAGCCGCCGCTTCGGTAAGAAGCAGGCCCTGGCCAACGTCTGTCTCTCCGTACCCGAAGGGGCCGTCTTCGGTCTCGTGGGCGAGAACGGTGCCGGCAAAACCACACTGTTGAAACACATTCTCGGCTTCCTCAAACCGCAGACCGGCACCGTACGGGTCTTCGGTCTCGATCCGGTCGCCGATCCGCCGGGCGTGTTGAGTCGCATCGGACATCTTTCCGAAACCCGCGACCTGCCCCCCTGGATGACGATTCGCGAACTGTTTGAATTCACGCGGGCCTTCTATCCCAAGTGGGATCCGGTCTATGCCGAAGAGCTGCGGATGATGTTCGAGCTCACGATGACGCAGAAAGTCTCCACGCTCTCCCGCGGTCAGCTGGCCCGCGCCGGGCTTCTGCTGGCGCTCGCCCATCGTCCTCCGCTGCTGGTGCTGGACGAACCATCGTCGGGCCTTGACCCTCTGGTTCGCAAAGACATTCTGGACGCCATCATCCGCACGGTCGTCGATGAAGGCCGCACCGTATTGTTTTCTTCGCACCTGCTGGACGAAGTGCAGCGAGTTTCGGATCAGGTCGCCATTCTCGACCAGGGCCAGCTGCTGCTCACCAGCCCGCTGGACGAAG contains:
- a CDS encoding ABC transporter ATP-binding protein, whose translation is MSTHVIEIENLSRRFGKKQALANVCLSVPEGAVFGLVGENGAGKTTLLKHILGFLKPQTGTVRVFGLDPVADPPGVLSRIGHLSETRDLPPWMTIRELFEFTRAFYPKWDPVYAEELRMMFELTMTQKVSTLSRGQLARAGLLLALAHRPPLLVLDEPSSGLDPLVRKDILDAIIRTVVDEGRTVLFSSHLLDEVQRVSDQVAILDQGQLLLTSPLDEVLVSHYRLTVSFAEPQPFFPQLTGALTWTGSGKEWDIICNGQRQELEAALKDLDAEILAQTAPTLEEIFVARMKSAARSSFKD
- a CDS encoding GntR family transcriptional regulator, which produces MQIQLSEADGTPYYQQVVNQIKFLVASGRLQPHDQLPSVRGLAQQLTITPNTVARAYRELEAEGVVISRRGSGVYISSGVSPLSSKEKRRILNERMDALLTESRQLGVDEETLLKLLRERSRKFDAHPQEVEP